AGGAttgggaggggaagggaggggcgGATCGAGGTTGGGCAGTCCTTGCTGTGTCAGAGGCGATGCCAGTGAGGCAGAGGATGGCAGCGGGGAGGATTGAGTGGAGGGGCGCGTGTGTCAggatgatttgttttttttcttttttcgcgTACTGAGCCGGTGGTGCCTCGGGCGTTCTCAACGGATGGCAATCCGAAGAGCCCCCTTCAGCTCCACCATATATTTCTCAATCCTACACTGTTTAACCTAGGTCATATGATGGGAGACATTTTTCCTGTACAGATGAGGAGGCCATAGACCATGAAATTCAGCAGCAGACATATGTCCTCCTATTTGTTCATAAAAATGGCAGGCTTCAGGCACCggtggaaaagtgagcattaaTCCCGGCTGGAGAGACACATAgatctcgaaaatccaaccgagactaatatgtgaagactaaaggcccccatctttagtcccgggaattttacctgggactaaagacctacCAAGCGGGACTAtaaaggttaaaaaaaatggGCCATCCGCCACTCACCCACACGCGCCAGCAGCCGGGAGCCCACCGGAGGTGGGCCCGTGCCGCTCGTGCCCCCCGCCACTTCGCCTGGAAGAAAGGGTGAgtaggagagaagataaggaataAAGACTGCGTGTGCGagataagggaggggagaggaggagagaagataaggtagATAGGGGGGACTAAAGGTCCGGGGAGgtgtttagtaccggttgaaaacacaagcgggactaaagcccccctttagtcctggttggaattactaaccgggactaaaggtgggcatttagtaccggttggtattttCAACCGGGAATAAACGCCTCTCCAGATTCCCTCGTTCCACTAgctgttacaaccgggactaaagggtctctttagtcccaattgatattatcaaccgggactaaagctcccgtcGATGGCCACGATGGTGGCCATCAGTGGTGGTGTTTGACCCggtagtcccgggtccaaaaacgACCGGGACTAAAAACGCTAGACGGTAGGTCTCTTCTAGTATAAACTAGTGAGGATTAGAAATTTTAATATGCTCCATCTGTCTACGTATGGAGTATTTAATTTGTATGTTACGTATCAATCTATATTTTAGAACGACCTACGTTTTAGGACAAAAGCAAAATGGCCACATTGATCCACGTGGGTCATGATGAACATGAGCGTCGTTACAACAACAGAACTGTACTGTGAGGTATTATATGTCAACCGATCACTACAAACCTGGCCAAGTATGACCTGCCTGATCTCGATTTGATAGGTGGCCAGATGTTAAACGAGCATACCATGAAATTGTTTGCATTTATTATTTATACGTCATGAATCACATTCGAGGAGCAAATATAATGTCTTTTTCACTTGATACAGGCCACAACAAGAATCTCAAGcgagcaaaacaaaaaaaacaaacaaacattaTAGAGACAAGGAGGGGCCCGGCATAACAAGTGGTGCTGCTATAATAATACCTATAAAAAGGAGGACTCTCTCCCGGCCCATGCATGGTCATTTGGCTGTTATTTTAGCAGAGGCAATTAGCAATATCAAGCCGTCATTTGCAAGGTAATTAACTACGAGCTCTCCTCCATAATACATTTGCAGTCCTATAGCCCTCCTTGATCTTATTGTGCAGATTCTTCCTTCTTTTATGAGCGTTAAGACCTAGCTTTAGTTTGGTCTCTACTTTCATATCTACCCTTGTCTACTCCTTAATCTTGCTTTTCTAGGAAGTGGATTTCAAAAGGTTCCTTAGCTATTAATGTCGTGTAATCATACACTACTACGCCTTGACTAAATGAGAGATGAGAGACGAGACTGCAACAATCATTTATTTACAAATTACAATCCATATGCTTGCTTATAGTTGGCTGTCCCAAGTTGCCATTTTTTAAGATACATGCTTCTTGCTGTGAATAAGTCAAGATATCAATCATTAATTTGCTGCAGGGTAGATTGACCTAGCGATCTGAAAACATGGAGGACTACTCGGGCCTGTTCTTGCAGTGGGCGATGGATAGGCCGCAGCAGGAGCATCTGGCGGCAGCCCCTGTCGACGGTGAGTGCGGTGAGGTGGCTACCTTCCCCTCGCTCCAAGCGCTCCGCGAGGCCTCGCAAGCTGAAGAAATGGTCCAGGAGCTGATCGGGCAGCCCCACCCGGCAAACAGCTGGAGCCCAGGCGATGGGTACATCATCGACGGCAGCAGCATCGGCAAGAACGCAGACCCCGCACTGAGCAGAAGCACGAGCTGGAATTTCGGCGCCgcctcagcgccgccgccgggtcctCGCGACGGCGGCATGTCTGGGGCCGCCGCCACACGCAGCCTGCCGGAGCTGACGTGCGGGCCACCGCCGACGAGAAGAGCCGTCTTGAAGAGCGTGGGATCCATGTATGCGCAGGACCACATCATCGCGGAGAGAAAAAGGAGGGAGAAGATCAACCAACGCTTCATCGAGCTCTCCACCGTCATCCCCGGCCTCAAGAAGGTCCTGATCCGCTAACTAAATTCCTGCAATTCTTCTACTCATCTCTACACCAGTtcctgacaaaaaaaaattgcaccgTGCAACGGTTCATTGCGGATCAGATGGACAAAGCGACGATCCTTTCTGACGCGACGAGATACATGAAGGAGCTCCAAGAAAAGatcaaggcactggaagatggCAGCAGCGACCGCAGCATCGAGTCCTGGGTCCTCGTCAAGAATCCGTGCATCGCGGTGCCCGACGAGGGTAGCTCCCAGTCGTGGACCTCGTCGGGGACGCCGGCGATGTCGAGGAATCCGCTGCCGGAGATAGAAGCCCGGTTCTTGGAGAAGAGCGTGATGGTGAGGATCCACTGCGAGGATGGCAAGGGGGTGGCTGCGAGGGTGCTCACCGAGGTCGACGAGCTCCACCTCAGCATCATCCACGCAAATGTCACGCCATTCCCGGCTAGCACTCTGATCATAACCATCACGGCAAAGGCAAGTTTTCATTACCCTTTAATTTTATCTAAATAAATAATCAGCACTCTGATTAGAATTACCTAAAACTTCATTTCTTAATTAAGAACACTACTGATGGACTTCTTCGGTATACACAAATGCATAAAAAACTATGCTTGTTCAGAATTCctaataataaataataaacTAGTCAAACACAAATCGCTAATACTACCTTTAAGCGTGTTATTATAATCCATCTGTTTCACTATCTTCCATGTTATCTGGATACTTTTTATACGTAAATCAAAGACAAACTGCATGGTTAAACTTTAACTTTTTATTTCATGAAAAGgttgagagagagaaaaaaagggtAACTCTATTCACCGACCACTTAATGGGCAGTTCAATGTACCTCTATATGGAATGTCTCTGTGAACGAAGaaaaactttagcacatgtatCTTTAAGTTCTTCACGATGCACATAGTTATCTTTGTGTGCtagaaaatattttaaaagTTCTTACGCGCTATGGAGAACCAATCTTTTCTTTGAACTCTCTAGACCTCATGGATAAATGATCTAGCCAACCTCATCGGCATGTCCTATCATGCCTCAAACATCTAAAAAAATTCATAGATAATAGTAATGAATGATGGCTCAAATAGCAtctctaaataaaagataacaTATATTTCAAAGTGTGACCGAAACAATGATTTTCATATAGAAATTTTACAAAATGCTTAAAACCAATGTGCTGTTGCAATCCAGGGTTACACGTTCTCTTCCTAAACATCGATCACACAAATAGTATATCTACACATATGTTGTTAGAGGCATCCTCTAAAGTGCGACAAAGAGGTGTCCTTTTGCAATATACCTGCATAAAATGTCAAGTATAAGATATATATCTGAGTCTCTAGATATGCTTTTTTGTAGTGGCGTTATTACATAGAAAAACCACTGTActctcaaaaataaaaagatacaAAGTCACTGGATTGTCCTCCGCAAACTAGCTAATTATATACCGGCCAACTAAAGGATTTAACGACACAGGTTGGTTCTTATTATTGTTGTACATATATATGTGGCCAACCACTTCGAACCATTGTGTGGAAAATTTCCCTTGTTGATGGGGAAAATTGTCCACTTAATTACATTTGGAATTTAAATTAGTGATAGCTTTTGTATTTTCCAAAATGTATCTTTGATTATGTATTTATTTTGTCTTATTTTAGTTTGAAGATTTGTGTATGCTTGATGCAATTTCACTTGTTCGTGTTGCAGCCTATTTTGATTAGGTATAAAAATACATTACCCTAGTCTCAGGATGTAAAATGTGGCACCATCACACAATGGGTATGATTGATTTCTTCCATCATTTTTTGGAATGGTCTATCATCCCATTTTAATCATTTTATAGACCTCGAGACCTAATTTTATTTAGGGAAATTTTTTACAGTACACTAAAAAAACAACAATGTAGATCCAGTATCCTatagagacaaaaaaaaatagtgtgCTACAGGAGAAAAAACACGTAAATGTAGCGTGCCCTAATTAATTTCCCTTTTATTTAGGAGCCCTATGCTTTAGCATAAGTTGACACAGCATGCATTTTTTTATCTTGTATTATGGCAAAGTGTAGGGCCATGGAATATGAATGTCTTCTTAGAAGAGGGACTTTGAATTAGAATTTTAAATTTACAAGCTAGTACTACCTAGCTTCAAACTCCCACACATCAAATTTTAATATGATCATGTTTCAGATTTTGTCTCTGAGGCGAACATGATAGTTAAGATTCTAACAGCAAGAAGGTTCATGTAAACGTTAATCAGCTGTTTCTTTTTTAATATGATCAGGTGGAGGAGGGCTTCACCGTCACAGCGGACGAGATCCTTGGCAGACTCAACTCTGCATTGCTGCATAGTAGCAGCTGCAACAGCCCTGAAGAAACAGGAAACTAGTTATAAAGGCAACTCACAAGTCAGTATTCGACAGTATGGTGTGGTATGCATGAGTGTtgctttttttccctttccttttgtaAAGAATCTGCGCCGTGGCCAATGACTTTCGTCGGTGCGACACTGCTATTTGGCATTTGGCATGAAAACATTGACACCAGTGCACACGTATCTGCTGCTCGATCGCTATTGTTGTCGCGGAAAAGCACTGAAGAAAAGTCAGTCAGGTGGTCGGTTCTGACGAAATATATAGCTAAGTAAAACATGATAGTGATCAATATGTACGGCGGCCTGCAATGCAAGTTGCATTAAGTTATATATTTGTGCTGAGCTTTCCATGATTATAGTAAAATATATGTACTCTTGTACTAATACTCCTGTTCATGATGCTAGTTGTCTAGTCGACTAATGAACTATATTATACTCCTGCAAGTACAACTGCtgagcttgtaagcttgctcttcAAGTTGTGCGATTAGTTTGTTGCCGCGTTGCACGAGCTGAGCTGTAGCCTCGTTGTCTCCATCTTGGGGTATGAgcgttgttaaaagattgatagaagcGATTGCTACGAGTGGAGTGGTATGgtcttgagcctgaactgcgtcgaaagctctttcaaggtttgtgatgggaatatttgtagctaTCGTTTGCCGTCGCTCagcccgagtagcattgcgcatccttctttggttcctttgatcagaggtttcattttgtggggcgtcagctgtagactcgtcttctgagatgttgtcgagttgtgctaatcgcctgggggttctgttctggctagtacccgggttgttattttgagtaataacaaagacttccctgtctgggtagtagcttccggagcttgatgtagcaatctctgtggaactttcctcgcggtttgaagtgagtgggacaccttcctggtacgggaggttgtctatgtgagcgacaaggcgtgactcgtagtcgcgggcaaggGATGGTCgcattcctggccagtgaacgaatctgccttgtgatgttgtagTTATTACAAGACCCTGGGCTAATCctgataatggtatctctgggagataaaccgagtcggagtcgtcgtcttcgtcattcccgagttcgagttgaattcgagtGAGGAAACTCTAGTgggcttcggctgcattgcggagtccgttgggaaaccgttttggagtcgaagtcgatttgAGAAgcgactgggaccgactagtccgaaccgaagtcgagtctgatgcgtagtcgaactcgaggttgttgactttgaaatcttagTTTTTTCTGACCGAATCCTCCAATTTCTTGTCCTGGGCATTGACGATCTGGCGTCGGAACAATCCGGTGCCATCGGTGATgtagagccaggatccaaaaatgaaggttgcgcccgcttcgatagcgaagatgggcttgatgacgaccgttgccattgagttcgcgctgagaaactcgacgagttcccctacctggcgcgctagcggttggtgttttagaccggcaacccgcctagggggtaccctaggtgatcttttatgcggtaaggaccgttgagaatcaaggaatcaacgatgacgcaaggaacacgatttagacaggttcgggccgctagatcgcgtaataccctacgtcctgtgtgtttgtttgtattgatcttggatatacttggagttgttcttttttaggggggtccctgcccgcccttatatacacgggagggtagggttacaagtccgagtgggataagcCTAGCCCTTTGTCCTGATCACATCCGAGTACGTTCCTTAGTGGGTCGTCCAAGGTCTACTTGTGGGCCTAGGGTGCATACCCGACACTCACTGTAACACTTCCAATTGCCTTTTGGCTTCGTTTAGCATTGCTAGCTTGTTGGCTGCTTCTCTTTGAGCTTGTAACTGCTGCATGAACTGTTCCTTTTGCCTTCTCATTTCCTCGAGCTGCCTCAGGACCAAAGCTAACTCGTCCTCTGAGTCACTTGGGGGTTCATCTTCGGTATCTGGTTGCGGCTGATCTTCATCAGAGGCACCCTGCGTGGCGTTTGCTTTTACTGCCTTTGCTCTTAGGACCCTTTCGACTCTCCTGTGTTTTTCCTCCTTGTCCATCTCAATTTGCTGTGTTGGCTCAGACGAAACAAGCTGCCCTTCCTCTGTGGCTTCGGTCTCTGTGGTGGCTCTCTTCTTTTTCtgtggtggcatcgtgggttTCTTGGTGGCTTAGACCATGGTGGGCGCCAAATGTTGGGTCCTAGCTTCTTGCAAAGGCAAGACGCAACGATGTTGGTGGAGCGAAAGGGAATACAAACCATTCCTTCAATGAATGTAGAACGTAAAAAATTACAACGGGTGaggcccccttttatagtgtccAGAGCACCTCTGCACTTTACACATTTACCCTCGCTCAACTACTACATCCTCAGTATATTCTTTACATTTAGGTCATTTGTGAGTCATGTTTTTCAAGCTACCCGATAACTCCACGATTCCCGCTCTCACAGGACTCCGTGATTTGTGCTTCCATGTCGTTCACGTCTTTGTGCTCCTCGACTTCGCGCTCGAAGCTTGCCCAGCTTCGGGCATCCGAGCTATCTTGAGTTTCTGCGCACCTTCTGCATGTACTTCAAGTCTTCTCTGGTGCCTTCGTCTTCGGGGTAGGAGGTTGAGGTGAGCTTCGGGAGTCACGTCGTCCCCAGCCGCTCGCCCCGAGCTTGCTCAGCTTCGGTTGCGCTTGCACAGTAGGGCAAAGGTTACCGGGTTAGGGAAACATCAAGGACTCACCTTACCTTTGGCCTCGACCCTGTCTTTGGGATGCTTGCTCTTTGTAGCGTACCCGAAGCCGTGAAGTTACCCACGAAGCTAGGTACCCTGCAGGAACTCGCGGTATGGTTTGATTCGAGCGACCTCGAGGGTGACCGTATTATTGGGCGATCCTCAACACTTAAAACCAATGTGCTGTTGCAATCCAGGTTACACGTTCTCTTCCTAAACATCGATCACACAAATAGTATCTACACATATGTTGTTAGAGGCATCCTCTAAAGTGCGACAAAGAGGTGTCCTTTTGCAATATACCTGCATAAAATGTCAAAAATGTAAAATGTCAAGTATAAGATATATATCTGAGTCTCTAGATATGCCTTTTTGTACTGGCGTTATTACATAGAAATACCACTGTActctcaaaaataaaaagatacaAAGTCACTGGATTGTCCTCCGCAAACTAGCTAATTATATACCGGCCAACTAAAGGATTTAACGAAACAGGTTGGTTCTTATTATTGTTGTACATATATATGTTGCCAACCACTTCGAACCATTGTGTGGAAAATTTCCCTTGTTGATGGGGAAAATTGTCCACTTAATTACATTTGGAATTTAAATTAGTGATAGCTTTTGTATTTTCCAAACTGTATCTTTGATTATGTATTTATTTTGTCTTATTTTAGTTTGAAGATTTGTGTATGCTTGATGCAATTTCACTTGTTCGTGTTGCAGCCTATTTTGATTaggtataaaaatatattacccTAGTCTCAGGATGTAAAATGTGGCACCATCACACAATGGGTATGATTGATTTCTTCCATCATTTTTTGGAATGGTCTATCATCCCATTTTAATCATTTTATAGACCTCGAGCTCGAGACCTAATTTTATTTAGGGAAATTTTTTAGAGTACACTAAAAAAACAACAATGTAGATCCAGTATCCTATagagacaaaaaaaatagtGTGCTACAGGAAAAAAAACACGTAAATGTAGCGTGCCCTAATAAATTTCCCTTTTATTTAGGAGCTCTATGCTTTAGCATAAGTTGACACAGCAAGCAATTTTTTATCTTGTATTATGGCAAAGTGTAGGGCCATGGAATATGAATGTTTTCTTAGAAGAGGGACTTTGAATTAGAATTTTAAATTTACGTGCTAGTACTGCCTAGCTTCAAACTCCCACACATCGACACCAGTGCACACGGATCTGCTGCTCGCTATTGTTGTCGCGGAAAAGCACTGAAGAAAAGTCAGTCAGGTGGTCGGTTCTGACGAAATATATAAAACATGATAGTGATCAATATGTACGGCGGCCTGCAATGCAAGTTGCATTAAGTTATATATTTGTGCTGAGTTTTCCATGATTATAGTAAAATATATGTACTCTTGTACTAATACTCCTGTTCATGATGCTAGTTGTCTAGTCGACTATTGAACTATATTATACTCATGCAAGTACAACTACTGACCACTGTCGTATATTTCGGTCCGGAAAACGGTTCGGTATGTAGGTTAAGTGACGAATAAGTAAATTTAAAAAATGCTACGAATTTACACCAAATGCACACTTTAATGGACTAGATTTTATACAAACAAGTTACACATTTAAGTGAATGTATAAAAGCTACACATGTATATACCTGTACATGTCACAAAAGAAATACACACAGCATGATTTGAGTCACCCTTTTAAATTGGTACCTTTTTATACATATATAGCTCAAAACATTTGTGGTTCTATGTGATGGGGTCTCGCTAAATGTTCTCTATACACTTACTTAAATCTGTAATTTTTTAGACATATCACTACTGGAAACCACTTTTACACTGCGTCCGGCTATTTTTTTTACGGTACCACGAAGACTCACAGGAAATGCAAATTTCCCTGTCGGGTTGGTTAACTCTCGGGAAAATAGTGATTTTCTCGTCCATTTCAAGGGAACTCACAAAGAAATTGGCTCAGAGTATTTGCCTAGCGCAACAGGTGAACAGCTAAAATGCAAAAAATACTTGGCAGCGAGGGAATCAAACCCGCGACGTCAACCAAAGAAGCGTTCCTACCACCCTGAACCACTAAGCTATTCGTTGGATTAAGCGCATCCTCGGCTGAAAGTTATATATATTTTGAAGTAAGGTCAAAGAAGTAAAGCTGAAAAATTGGTGCAGAAGGTGGAACTCGAACCTGTGTCCTCCATCATCTAGAGAATGAGAAGCCTCAACACTGAACTCCAAATACTCAATTTTCAATTGAGcgctagtattttttttctataacgAAATAGCCACAACAGTTTGTTTGGGATGAAAAGCACATACATAGTTCATCTTTCTCCTTTTAATCTAAAATTAAAATTTGTAACTAGTATTTCTCCGTCATAAGAGATCGAAATTTGATGCTTCTTTTTTCTACCTTTTTCTAAAATCACTTTCTTTCATTTAATaccatttgtttgtttgttaatTGTTATTTCGTGGATCTTTTTCATATAGTTTGTTTTCTTACACCTTAGTGAAGAATAAAAAACATGTGTTTTGCATAACAACTATTAATGTAACTTCATATTTTCTAATGTTATGGTAAACATAAAATTGTGTCCAAATTTAAGATGCATAGGAATTCAAAAATCATATAAGCTATTCAAATCTCAAAATTCGACTTGAGTTATAAGAAACTATACAAGAGATGTATCCATCTGTGAATAATGTATGGTCTCACTTTataaaaattatttaatttttttatatcaAGATATGAACCAAAAATATGTTGCCATTGTAAAATTATagaattttctgaccaaatttagatattattataattattatgtggtaatttgaaaacaaaagtttgaattatccctagaagataattgaatttttcatctgTCTCTAGTACATGGGTTAGAATTGAACATATGAGCCTAAATATAACTTTTGTGTAATTTTTTGTATCTTATTTGATGCACACATAATTCAATTTGGAATTAATATTGATAGCCATGTAGAAATTTACTaacataagaaaaataataaatcaGTTCTAAAATTCTTGAAACTTCTATGAGACAACTTATATGTAGTCTATTACATATATaaaatatattggtgtatatagGATAATTCTTTTTGCGTGTTACTAACATTGGTGCCATAAGTGCAATAaaacgaaaaaagaaaaactgggCATGGGCTGTTTGTCATCTCAGACACCAGGCCTGCATGGCCCAATTCTTTGTGACTGTCCATCTCCGATTCGATGGTTCAGATCTCGTTTGTGTAGTATAAAATTATCTCACCGACCCCCCAAGACCCTATTTACTCCTCCTCGTTCTTtgtcgcggcggcggtggtgtttCACCTGCCTGCACGGCCGCACCACTCGCCATCGTGCCTCACCCGTCCGCACTGCTCATCACCACCTGTACTGGCAGCAGCTACCTCACCTGCCAATGCGTACCACCTTTAGCTCCATAGAGGAGCTGGACCGGGGAACGACGGTGGATCCTCTCACATCCAGCACGGGGACGACTACTTGTGCCCCCGCAACGAGGCATTCGGAGGCTATCACGGGTGGAGGATGGGTCTTCTCCTTGACTGGCAGCGCATGTTAGCGATTGCCTGCGCCATGGATCTGTTGCCTGTTCCTCAAGTTCGAGTTCTGCCCCCTCCG
This portion of the Setaria viridis chromosome 7, Setaria_viridis_v4.0, whole genome shotgun sequence genome encodes:
- the LOC117865126 gene encoding transcription factor bHLH25, with the protein product MEDYSGLFLQWAMDRPQQEHLAAAPVDGECGEVATFPSLQALREASQAEEMVQELIGQPHPANSWSPGDGYIIDGSSIGKNADPALSRSTSWNFGAASAPPPGPRDGGMSGAAATRSLPELTCGPPPTRRAVLKSVGSMYAQDHIIAERKRREKINQRFIELSTVIPGLKKMDKATILSDATRYMKELQEKIKALEDGSSDRSIESWVLVKNPCIAVPDEGSSQSWTSSGTPAMSRNPLPEIEARFLEKSVMVRIHCEDGKGVAARVLTEVDELHLSIIHANVTPFPASTLIITITAKVEEGFTVTADEILGRLNSALLHSSSCNSPEETGN